In Helicobacter pylori, a single genomic region encodes these proteins:
- a CDS encoding biotin synthase produces the protein MQEIFLCSISNVRSGDCKEDCAYCTQSSHHQGAIKRYKFKDEKVVLQEARALRELGALGFCLVTSGRELDDEKCEYIAKLAKAINKEELGLHLIACCGRADLEQLEFLRDAGIHSYNHNLETSQNFFPKICSTHTWEERFITCENALRAGLGLCSGGIFGLNESWEDRIEMLRALASLSPHTTPINFFIKNPVLPIDAETLSADEALECVLLAKEFLPNARLMVAGGREVVFKDNDKKEAKLFEYGINAVVLGDYLTTKGKAPKKDIEKLLSYGLTMATSCH, from the coding sequence ATGCAAGAGATTTTTTTATGTTCTATTTCCAATGTGCGCAGTGGGGATTGCAAAGAAGATTGCGCTTATTGCACGCAAAGCTCACACCATCAAGGAGCGATCAAGCGCTATAAATTCAAAGATGAAAAAGTGGTTTTACAAGAGGCCAGAGCGTTAAGGGAATTGGGGGCTTTAGGGTTTTGTCTGGTTACTTCAGGGCGCGAATTAGACGATGAAAAATGCGAATACATCGCTAAATTGGCTAAAGCCATCAACAAAGAAGAATTAGGCTTGCATCTAATCGCATGCTGCGGGCGCGCGGATTTGGAGCAATTAGAGTTTTTAAGAGATGCGGGCATTCATAGTTATAACCATAATTTAGAGACTTCGCAAAATTTCTTCCCTAAGATTTGTTCCACGCACACATGGGAAGAAAGGTTTATCACATGCGAAAACGCATTAAGGGCGGGATTAGGCTTGTGCAGTGGGGGGATTTTTGGGCTTAATGAGAGCTGGGAAGACAGGATTGAAATGCTTAGAGCATTAGCTTCGCTCTCCCCGCACACCACGCCCATTAATTTTTTCATTAAAAACCCAGTATTGCCCATTGATGCAGAGACTTTAAGCGCGGATGAAGCCCTAGAATGCGTGCTTTTGGCTAAAGAGTTTTTGCCTAACGCTAGGCTTATGGTGGCTGGGGGGCGTGAAGTGGTGTTTAAAGATAACGATAAAAAGGAAGCCAAGCTTTTTGAATACGGCATCAATGCGGTGGTGTTGGGGGATTATTTAACCACCAAAGGCAAAGCCCCTAAAAAAGATATAGAAAAACTGCTCTCTTATGGCTTGACAATGGCGACAAGTTGTCATTGA